The following nucleotide sequence is from Solanum dulcamara chromosome 7, daSolDulc1.2, whole genome shotgun sequence.
CTTGTGGCCTTGGCTTTGTTCTTTCGGACAAGAAACTTCTACAATAATGTTGTTTGCAGAAGAGGTGCTAATACCATTACTGGTTAGTTCTCATTGATAAAAACAATCCAGGAGGATAGCAGTTGAATGCCCTTAGCAACAGCTCCTTGTAACATAGTGTACAATACAATTTGGTTGGTACGTTGCCTGACTACCCGACTTTGTAGCTTATGATATGATTTATGAACCTGTATCAGTATGAATATGAAGTTTGGACCACCAAGGACACTATAAGTTTGAGAATCAGATGCTGGAGGAGGAACATTTTTCTCAAGTATACTCCATGGCGCTTCTCTGGTTAAGGTACACATTAAGGAGATACGCAGGTATGAGGCCTACAACACTTGAGATCAGATAGATAGTAATGTGGAATTCAGTTGACAATTTTGAACAATATGTTGTAAACTGAACTCGATGGTACTCTACAAGTTGTGACACGTGATATTAAGAGTGGAAATTGGATGCAATTACCATGTGAATGTCTTACGTATGGTATGAGTCAAAAATGCATTTCGAACTTAAAAAGCTAAGGAACCGCAGAGCTTATTTTGCAGGGAATAAGACCTTATCTAAATGAGTTAAAGATGGAAAGTGAAAGTGACATCAATTTAGTCCTCCCAATACAACGTAAGATACATAAAATTGATTGAAAAGAATCAGGAAAAGTCATGTCCCCAATATATATAACTCCGATTGCGAAATTCTTTTCCAGTCAATTTTGTTAGAGAGTACACTCAATACGATTCACACTGGTTacattctttaattttccattaaaagcaaaaataaaaatgatgaaagaaaaaaacagaATAAGGAAATAGCATGAAACGCCAgagatattttgatgtatatataactGCACATAAAGAtgatttgtccttgaatgaccATTAACATTCTTTTAGTGGTAGTATAATAATCAGCCTGGAGAAATATATGGTTAACCAAAGTAAATGTAGAGATAATAAATTGCATGAAACAAGTCTCTTACGCATCGTATATTTGGCACTAATTTTTGATGGAAAATATGTATCAagataaaattgaaatatctgTTATAACAAGTGTTAATTACATGCGGCAAGTCAAGATATAAGTAGTATTGATCAAAACCCATTAATTCTTGGCTTGAAGTCTACAAAACATTGGTTGAAGCTAAAAACTAATCAAGATATACTACTTCATCAACTTAATTTTGTGTTTGGACGATGAAGAAACAGAGGACAGTATATTGTGAATTAAAAAGTTTCTAAGTTAACCTAAATGCAAAGAAGAGAATGTGTGATCAATTGTTTCAAGCAGTGTAAAACTCTTATTATAGACTTTGAGGGAAGCCTAGTTTGTGTAGAACTAGGAATCTCAGGTTTCCGAAACAAAATTGTAACCTATGAAGCAAGTaataattaggcaattttgtggCCTTATCAACTGTAGAATGGAAGAGTAAAATTTTCTAACTAATggatttcaaataaaatttccataattaattattactaCTTTCTTTTCGGTAATAAAAGGATAGAAATATTTATATAgagttaaaaaattaattataacaaaaaaacatGTTATCGAACTGTGAGAAAAGACTCATCTATGCCATCAGTTAAAAATTTGgttcatttatgtcattttcgtttgagaaaaggctcattcaTGCCATTACTTGTTAACTTAAATGGCATAGATGAGTCAAACTTTTAACGAATGGCATAACTGAGACTTTTCTCATagttcgatgacatatttgaaccttttacattttaaataataatttagttaatgacGTGGTCGAATCATAGTTGATCACGTGTACAAAatagttttgcaaaatggaaaatatttttagtttacaaataatggcatggatgagccttttctcaaacggAAATGACATAAATTAACCAAACTTTTAACAGATAAcatagatgagccttttctcaaagtttcatAGCATATTTGAGCTTTTTCccattaatttataatatgtaCTTCTAGTCATATTATGTGAATTGTTGAGATTTATTTTCCCTATATTTTTCCTTCGTTTTAGTGAGATTCTTTATTACTTTTACATTTTCTagtaaaataatttagaaataatGAAAAGAGTATTAGGGAAAAGTAAGCAGTAGCATCTAATTTATGTCCTTATATGCTTTCCTTAAAGAGTGGGACATATTCcaacaattcacttaatatgaaccAGAGAGAGTACATAATTAGTTTGTTGGTAATTATGCTTAATGGGTCTTGGTTAAAGACTTGCTTAGTTGCTTGAGCTTATTTAATTGGgtaacataaaagaaatctcattagtttaggagttaattaCTTAGAGTCACTCTAGTTTGcaatattatgaattttatcaGATTTTGGACTTcggatacatgtatctagtgcgtccagatacatgtatcaaaATAATGTGTAATTTGTTCTAGATACACTGTATCCAATTGAATTCGCATGTATCTGAATCTCTCactcgcctctctccctatATCTGGTATTCCAGATATATGTATCTAGTATGGTTCGCATGTATTTGAGATATATAGACTATCTCGCTCGCCTCACTCATATTCCGCTCGCTTCTCTCCTTCTCTCGCTCGTCTCTCTCCCAATTTTAGTGTATTTGGTAGCAAAAAAACATGTATCTAGGTAtatttgacttgaaatcttGTATGGAGTTATTAATTAGTGAgacaatatataattatttcaaactatagAAATAATTAGTAAATATAATAGGAATATTTGTCTAATTACATAGCTTTCCTATTTAATTATGTTGTACCTGTGTGTAGATAGCTTCAGTTTCTTGCGGTTAGTTGAAAAGCTACAATGACGAGTCCTAACTTTCCATGGCATTATGCAATATTTATAATGTAAAATAGTCAAATACTACAAAACGCATTTTGAACGCATAGTCAAAAAGGAATCAAAACaagttttgaacgcgtagtgaAAAAGCGAGGTGCAATAAGCGGATTTTACgtgtttctagtttcctataaatagagggcctcttaccctcatttagatcatccccaCAAAAAAttacaatccaaaagagtaagaacataaagagagttatacaccaagataaatattgtagtcttaagtgtcctctttagtgagttgtttcttttataagaaagaattgttaattgttgttttctccttgtatttgagagcaatatactctcatattatcatagtaaaatccttctatcccgtggttttttccctcTATCTATTTgaagggtttccacgtaaaattctcgtgttcaatttattttcattatttattattatatcaaactttagttacGATGTTTCCTCCTCCGACATATAATCTACGTATCAGTACTGAATTCCTTCACCTATAATAGAGTTTAGATCCCAAGAAAGTTTTTGAATAAAACATGATGAAACAAATGAGGTCATTCAACTACAGGTGGATGGCATATCTGCAAAGTATCTTCATATGCCActcaaatatcaaaaataattttaatgaaaTTATACTAGGTATGTTctgaattatcaaaaaaaagaaaaacgtTGTACGTACTATGATTGTGACTGCAGCCCCCTTATCTTACCTGCAATTATTGGCTAGCTTGAGGCTGAGGCATCAAACAGATGGCTGCTTAATTAGACCACCCACTCCAAATATCTGAGCCTAGCGTTTAGGAAGATATTTCCATTCTCCAGTAACAACATACAAGGTAAAGCACAAAACGAAACAAAATGGCATTGGCCCCGCAGAAGCTGAAAGGTAAAGTGGCCATAGTAACGGGTGGTGCCAGCGGAATTGGGGAAGCAACAGTACGCCTTTTTGCCCAACATGGCGCACGTGCAGTCGTCATCGCTGACATCCAAGATGAGAAGGGTAGAGGAGTAGCGCAATCCATCCCATTACAGATTTGCAGCTACGTGCAATGCGACGTGAGTGATGAAAATCAAGTAAAAGCGATGGTGGATTGGACGGTTCAGAAATACGGTCAGCTCGACATCATGTTCAGTAACGCAGGAATCGTTGGCAATTCGGGTCAAAAGGTACTCGATCTGGATCTTTCCGAATTCGACCGGGTGATAAATGTCAACGCTCGAGGCATGGCGGCGTGTGTGAAGCACGCAGCTCGAGCCATGGTGGAGAAGCGTGTTAGAGGGAGCATAATTTGTACAGGCAGTATTGCGGCAAGCAGGGGAGGACACTGGCGGACTGATTACATAATGTCGAAACACGCTGTGTTAGGACTAGTGAGATCAGCTTCTAGGCAATTGGGTGAGTACGGAATAAGAGTGAATAGTATTTCACCATCGGCAGTGATGACGCCATTGATGATCAGTGCGGAAGCGGAGGCATCACTGAAGGTTCTGAAAATGTATGGGCCGCTGACTAGTTTGAAGGGTATTACACTGACGGTGAAGCACTTGGCGGATGCAGCTCTGTTTCTAGCTTCCGATGATTCTGTTTTTGTGAGTGGACATGATTTGTCGGTGGATGGTGGCTTGATCAGTCTTCCAGATCCAATGAGTTCATTGTGAAACAGAGAGAACCAATGTAATAGTCTCATTACAGTATTTGCTTATATTCCGGAGATAATGTAACTCTTTTCTTACACTCTTGTTTGAATGGTTGTTAcgtttgtttcataatatattgtatcatattaccttgttattgtattaaaataaatatcgtatttaaactaacaataaaatacaatacattggtaacaaccatccaaaagATAGAATCTTCATAGCGTGTATTCTCTATTTCAACATTGAATATATCTGAATTGATAATTAAGGTGCAGTGTGCTGGCTatgtaaaattatcaaaatctcAACATTTTGATTACATTATTACTTGGCAAATTGCAAGTTACAATTTCAGAAGTAGTGGGCATGTTTGGTATTAATGTAGAATTATTGCTCTGTCACGACTAGTTAGGCCTACGGATCCATGGTCCATAGATTGTGTTAAAGTACAGGTCCAGAAAAGCAAGTGTAAAGTTCTCTAAAAAGTCATGAAACTCTAGAAAACCAAGCAATTAACCTTAACTAATCattaaaataacaacaacaataatatagcagtgaaatctcacaattGAGGTCTAAgaagggtagaatgtacgcagaccttaccactaccttgtggaggtagagaggttgttccGACTAGGTGTCCCGTTAAAAATTATGGACTATGGAGCACTAAATTTTACTCtgagaaaatgttttttttggGTCTTTTAgataattttaaggaaaaaatgTCTAAATATTAGGTATTTCAGGAAAATACTAATGTTGGCGTGGTTTGATCCATATACAATTACTACTATTGTCTATTCTTTTGGGCTTAATGCAGTTTTAATGGAGTTGTCATATTTGAGTTGTTATAACTCGTAAACAACAATCATTGATACACTAACTTATGATATTAGAAAcaatgtataaaattgaactgGAAATTCCAAGTGTGAAATTGAAATATCTATCATAACAAGTATTAATTAAGTACAT
It contains:
- the LOC129895031 gene encoding (+)-cis,trans-nepetalactol synthase NEPS2-like; its protein translation is MALAPQKLKGKVAIVTGGASGIGEATVRLFAQHGARAVVIADIQDEKGRGVAQSIPLQICSYVQCDVSDENQVKAMVDWTVQKYGQLDIMFSNAGIVGNSGQKVLDLDLSEFDRVINVNARGMAACVKHAARAMVEKRVRGSIICTGSIAASRGGHWRTDYIMSKHAVLGLVRSASRQLGEYGIRVNSISPSAVMTPLMISAEAEASLKVLKMYGPLTSLKGITLTVKHLADAALFLASDDSVFVSGHDLSVDGGLISLPDPMSSL